A stretch of the Oceanicola sp. D3 genome encodes the following:
- the rplF gene encoding 50S ribosomal protein L6, with translation MSRIGKRPVELPSGVSAAISGQTIEVKGPKGARSFTATDDVTLAVEENAVSVTPRGTSKRARQQWGMSRTMVANLVAGVTDGFKKELEINGVGYRAQMQGNTLKLSLGYSHEVNFDVPEGVTVTCPKQTEIIVEGADQQLVGQVAANIREWRKPEPYKGKGIKYKDEYIFRKEGKR, from the coding sequence ATGTCTCGTATTGGTAAACGACCGGTCGAGCTGCCCAGCGGTGTCTCCGCTGCCATCTCCGGCCAAACCATCGAAGTGAAGGGCCCCAAGGGTGCCCGCAGCTTCACCGCCACCGACGACGTCACGCTCGCCGTTGAAGAGAATGCCGTTTCGGTCACCCCGCGCGGCACCTCCAAGCGGGCCCGCCAGCAGTGGGGCATGAGCCGCACCATGGTGGCCAACCTTGTTGCGGGCGTCACCGACGGCTTCAAGAAGGAGCTGGAGATCAACGGCGTGGGTTACCGGGCACAGATGCAGGGCAACACCCTGAAGCTGTCGCTGGGCTACTCGCACGAAGTGAACTTCGACGTGCCCGAAGGCGTGACCGTCACCTGCCCCAAGCAGACCGAGATCATCGTCGAAGGCGCAGATCAGCAACTCGTCGGCCAGGTCGCGGCCAACATCCGCGAATGGCGCAAGCCGGAGCCCTACAAGGGCAAGGGCATCAAATACAAAGACGAGTACATCTTCCGCAAGGAAGGCAAGAGGTAA
- the rplR gene encoding 50S ribosomal protein L18, which yields MANTKRQLFQKRRMRVRSKLRKVNAGRARLSVHRSNKNISVQLIDDLQGVTLASASSLEKDLGVVGKNNVEAATKVGAAIAERAKKAGVEEAYFDRGGFLFHGRVKALADAAREGGLKI from the coding sequence ATGGCAAACACCAAACGCCAACTGTTCCAGAAGCGCCGCATGCGCGTTCGGAGCAAGCTTCGCAAGGTGAACGCGGGCCGCGCACGGCTCTCCGTCCACCGCAGCAACAAGAACATCAGCGTGCAGCTGATCGACGACCTGCAGGGCGTCACCCTCGCCTCCGCCTCCTCGCTGGAGAAGGATCTGGGCGTGGTCGGCAAGAACAACGTGGAGGCCGCCACCAAGGTGGGCGCCGCGATTGCCGAGCGGGCCAAGAAGGCCGGCGTGGAAGAGGCCTATTTCGACCGGGGCGGTTTTCTGTTCCACGGTCGGGTGAAGGCGCTCGCCGATGCTGCCCGTGAGGGTGGTCTGAAGATCTGA
- the rpsE gene encoding 30S ribosomal protein S5 → MAERDNNRRGGNRRDRDETPEFADRLVAINRVSKTVKGGKRFGFAALVVVGDQKGRVGFGKGKAKEVPEAIRKATEQAKRQMIRVPLREGRTLHHDQEGRHGAGKVVMRTAPTGTGIIAGGPMRAVFEMLGIQDVVAKSIGSQNPYNMIRATLDGLTKESSPRMVAQRRGKKVADILKKPEDAAAPAADEAAEA, encoded by the coding sequence ATGGCTGAACGTGACAACAACCGCCGGGGTGGCAACCGCCGCGACCGCGACGAGACCCCCGAATTCGCCGATCGCCTCGTGGCGATCAACCGCGTGTCCAAGACCGTTAAGGGCGGTAAGCGCTTCGGCTTCGCCGCGCTCGTCGTCGTTGGCGACCAGAAGGGCCGCGTGGGCTTCGGCAAGGGCAAGGCCAAAGAGGTGCCTGAGGCAATCCGCAAGGCCACCGAGCAAGCCAAGCGCCAGATGATCCGCGTGCCGCTGCGCGAAGGCCGCACCCTGCACCACGACCAGGAAGGTCGCCACGGTGCCGGCAAGGTCGTGATGCGCACCGCCCCGACCGGTACCGGGATCATCGCAGGTGGTCCGATGCGTGCCGTCTTCGAGATGCTGGGCATTCAGGACGTGGTCGCCAAGTCGATCGGTTCGCAAAACCCCTACAACATGATCCGCGCCACGCTGGACGGTCTCACCAAGGAAAGCAGCCCCCGGATGGTCGCGCAGCGTCGCGGCAAGAAGGTGGCCGACATCCTCAAGAAGCCTGAAGATGCCGCCGCGCCCGCCGCTGACGAAGCTGCGGAAGCCTGA
- the rpmD gene encoding 50S ribosomal protein L30, whose protein sequence is MAKTIVVKQIGSPIRRPAKQRETLIGLGLNKMHKTRELEDSPSIRGMVAKIPHLVEIIEERG, encoded by the coding sequence ATGGCCAAAACCATCGTCGTCAAGCAGATCGGCTCCCCGATCCGCCGCCCCGCCAAGCAGCGCGAAACGCTGATCGGCCTCGGGCTGAACAAGATGCACAAAACCCGCGAGCTTGAGGATTCCCCGAGCATTCGCGGCATGGTCGCCAAGATTCCGCACCTCGTCGAGATCATCGAAGAGCGCGGCTAA